From the Solanum pennellii chromosome 4, SPENNV200 genome, one window contains:
- the LOC107016140 gene encoding LEAF RUST 10 DISEASE-RESISTANCE LOCUS RECEPTOR-LIKE PROTEIN KINASE-like 1.1, whose translation MVSLNSLSILLIWYQMVMFASVVAQNQIQNNSSCIDEFECGNIDNVRFPFSLSSQPDCGLYTIDCDVIPNPTIRIGENVYSVLRPGHSGGFRVLDHTLDYLLARNNCETFDKGISFPNSPSISFRINERNITLFRCNNNLEINMNMSHHYFREYLSYTKCSGFNIYYKYPNRGREDSSDTSEEDIPDNCSPIRLPIRWNTSQLNDQNSGLFDLLTANFVIQWSLSGDCSKCYYQGGRCLTDSSNRFHCSRVTRKSRRVLIVVLPVVIGLTFLICLGIVIWRFKKGKGGHSHSFARNTFSDPSRKDHEGDSKYFGVPVFSYSTLEEATSNFDPSQELGDGGFGTVYYGKLRDGREVAVKRLYEQSSKRMVQFKNEIEILTRLRHQNLVMLYGCTSRHSRELLLVYEYIPNGTVADHLHGEKAKNGALIWPIRMKIAIETASALAYLHASDIVHRDVKTCNILLDNNFCVKVADFGLSRLFPNDVTHISTAPQGTPGYVDPDYHACYQLTSKSDVYSFGVVLIELISSLLAVDIRRDRDEISLANFAVSKILKCAFEELIDPSLGYESNAEVRRMTTSVAELAFQCIQLEKEMRPTMDEVLEILKAIQNGEFENQKKEEINVVDNVEVPQDPESENDDAQLMKSKLPVSTNSVNDKWFSCSTTVSISG comes from the exons atgGTATCATTAAATTCTTTGTCAATTCTCTTGATTTGGTATCAAATGGTGATGTTTGCTTCAGTTGTAGCGCagaatcaaattcaaaataatagtaGTTGTATCGATGAATTCGAATGTGGAAATATTGACAATGTGAGATTTCCATTTTCTTTATCTTCACAACCTGATTGTGGATTGTACACTATAGATTGTGATGTTATTCCAAATCCAACTATTCGTATCGGAGAAAATGTTTATAGTGTTCTGAGACCAGGCCACTCTGGTGGTTTTCGAGTTTTAGATCATACACTTGACTACTTGTTGGCGAGAAATAATTGTGAAACTTTTGATAAAGGTATATCGTTTCCAAATTCTCCTTCTATCTCGTTTAGAATCAATGAACGAAATATTACCTTGTTCAGATGCAACAACAATTTAGagatcaacatgaacatgagTCATCATTATTTTCGCGAATATCTGAGTTATACTAAATGTAGTGGTTTCAATATATACTACAAGTATCCTAACAGAGGAAGGGAAGATTCATCTGATACATCAGAAGAAGATATTCCTGATAACTGTTCTCCGATTCGATTGCCAATTCGATGGAACACTTCACAGTTAAATGATCAGAATAGTGGTTTGTTTGATCTTTTAACTGCGAATTTTGTGATTCAGTGGAGTCTGTCTGGTGATTGTAGTAAATGTTACTATCAAGGAGGTCGATGTTTAACCGATAGCAGCAATAGATTTCATTGCTCCAGAG TAACAAGAAAGTCGAGACGAGTTCTAATTGTAG TCTTACCTGTGGTGATTGGCTTGACCTTTTTAATCTGTCTCGGTATTGTTATCTGGCGTTTCAAGAAAGGAAAAGGCGGTCATTCTCACTCTTTCGCAAGAAATACATTTTCTGATCCTTCAAGAAAAGATCATGAAGGGGATAGCAAGTACTTTGGGGTCCCCGTCTTCTCCTACTCTACTCTCGAAGAAGCCACCAGTAACTTTGATCCCTCCCAAGAGCTTGGAGACGGAGGTTTTGGAACTGTATACTATG gtaAGCTTCGTGATGGACGAGAAGTTGCAGTTAAACGCTTATATGAGCAAAGTTCCAAGAGGATGGTGCAATTTAAGAATGAGATTGAAATACTTACTCGTTTAAGGCATCAGAATCTTGTTATGCTCTATGGTTGCACGTCAAGGCATAGTCGTGAACTCCTCCTGGTTTATGAGTACATCCCGAATGGAACAGTTGCTGATCATCTCCATGGCGAGAAAGCTAAGAACGGAGCCCTTATATGGCCTATACGCATGAAGATTGCCATAGAAACTGCTAGTGCTTTAGCTTATCTCCATGCTTCTGATATAGTACACCGCGATGTCAAGACTTGTAACATTCTACTTGACAACAATTTCTGTGTCAAAGTTGCAGATTTTGGGCTTTCGCGGCTTTTTCCAAATGATGTGACTCATATCTCAACGGCTCCACAGGGGACGCCAGGATATGTTGATCCGGATTATCATGCTTGCTATCAGCTAACAAGTAAAAGTGATGTGTATAGCTTTGGAGTTGTCCTTATTGAGCTCATATCGTCGCTCCTTGCTGTAGATATAAGAAGGGATAGGGATGAAATTAGTTTGGCTAACTTTGCAGTAAGCAAGATTTTGAAATGTGCATTCGAGGAGTTGATCGATCCATCTCTTGGTTATGAGTCCAATGCTGAAGTTAGGAGAATGACTACTTCAGTTGCAGAGCTAGCTTTTCAATGTATCCAACTCGAGAAGGAAATGAGACCAACGATGGATGAAGTGTTGGAAATTCTAAAGGCAATTCAGAATGGCGAGTTTGAAAACCAGAAGAAAGAAGAGATTAACGTCGTTGATAATGTAGAAGTCCCACAGGACCCTGAATCAGAAAATGATGATGCACAATTGATGAAATCTAAATTACCTGTTTCGACGAATTCTGTGAATGATAAGTGGTTTAGTTGCTCTACCACAGTTAGTATTAGCGGGTGA